Sequence from the uncultured Flavobacterium sp. genome:
ACAATTCCGTGAAAACCTTCATCATTTAGGTTCGAAACTTCAGCTTTTTTTTCGCCTAAATTTTGTTTTAAAACCTTCAATTCAGCAATGTTATTTTCGTATTCTTCCGTCATCAAAATATTTCTGACAGTAATAGAAAGTTGCATTGCGATTCCACGAATAATTCGGTTGGATTCTCTGCTAAAAGTCGTAGCGTTTTTAAAGAAAAGAAAAAGCACATTCCGATTTCCCTTTATATAAGGAAGACAAATTCCAATTCCGTTTTTAAAACCTTTATTATTTACCGTACTTATATAAGGAGGAAAATTGTTCTGTTTTTCGTTTATTGTTTTTAGATCGAAAATAACAGCTTCGGCAGAATCCAGACAAACGTCAAAAAAGCCGTCATTAATAGTCTGTTTTTGGGACGTTCCATTTTTATTTAAAAATTGATAAAAGACATGGTATTCGGTTTCTTTTTCATCGGCGGAAGCCAAAATAAAATCATCAAAACTAAAATGTTCCTTTAATAAATCATTCACAACATTATTAAATTCTTCTTTGGATAAAGCCTGAGCAAGCGCACTGCAAATAGACAAAATAAGCATTTGTTCTTTTTCTCTTTCCTGCAATCTATTCATAATAATTGCGGTCTGATCTGTCGGCTTTTCCATAAACGATAATTGGTGTGGTATTTTGATATTGTAAATCGTTGAGCTTAATTTTAACGCATAGAAACATAGGTTTTGTTTACTTTAAAAAAGGCGTTTCACTTCTTAAAAAAACACATAACAATCTATGCGAAAGAAATGTATTTCTTTATTATTTCCTCTTTTACACATAAAATCTATGTTTCTATGTGTTTAATGTTTTTTACGAATTACAAGCATCGGATTATAACCGTAAATTTAAGAAATAGCCTTTATTAAAATACTATTGATTTTGTAAATAAAACAATTTCCATCCATAAAATTACGATATATCGTATAATTAAAAATCACTCTACATCTTTAAAACACTAATAAATAAGCAATTAAACAGAACGGAATATTATTTGGTTATTCTTATGCGAATGAAAAAATAACGGCTTTTTTATTTCTTAATCTAGGTTAATCGATAGACAGCCATAACCGAAGTAAATTTGTATAAGAAAATCAAAACAACTAAATAAATAAAAAACATCATGGAAAATAAAATTTTAGGCTTACACCATATTACTGCAATTGCTGGTGACGCAAAACGTAATTTCAACTTTTATTCTAATATATTAGGATTAAGATTTATTAAAAAAACAGTGAATTTTGATGATCCCGGAACATACCATTTTTACTTTGGTGACGAAGTTGGAAGCGCGGGAACAATCTTAACTTTTTTCCCTTGGGGAGAAGGAATTCAACAAGGAAGAAAAGGTTCTGGAATGGCAACAGAAATTGGATATTCTGTACCAAAAGGAAGTCTTGATTTCTGGCAAGAACGTTTCGAAAAATACAATGTAATTTATAATAAACCGGCTGAAAAATTCGGAGAAAAATACCTTACTTTCTTAGATCCGGACGGTTTAAAATTAGAATTAATCGAATCTAAAACTGGCGATAACAGAAAAGCATGGGAAACTGAAGAAGTAAAAGCTGACGTTGCCACAAAAGGTTTTCATAATATCACTTTGACTTTGAATAGTATCAAAGCTACTGCTGCAATTTTAACAGATATATTTGGTTACAAATTGATTGACCAAGACGTAAACAGATATCGTTATGCAACAGATGCGGTAGAAAATGCTGCGATTGTTGACTTGGTAGAATTACCGGAAGAAAAACGCGGTTTAGGAGCAAACGGAACTGTTCATCACGTGGCTTTCAGAGTAGAAAATGACGAAATTTTAATGCACTTCCGTGAAAAAATCGAAGAATACGGATTGCAAATTACGCCACAGATTGACAGAAATTATTTCCACTCTCTATATTTCAGAGAACCAGGAGGTGTTTTGTTCGAAATTGCTACAGAAAACCCTGGATTTACTGTTGATGAACCGTTAGAAGAATTAGGTAAAAACTTGAAACTTCCAGCGCAATATGAATCTGACAGAGCTGCAATTGAAGCACATTTGGTTAAAATTAATTAATTCTAAAAACTGAATTAAATAGATAAAAAAAGGCGTTAATTTAATATAATTAACGCCTTTTTACATTTAAAAAATCTTATTCCAAAATAAACCATTCCTTAACATCTTCGGCAATAGTTTCCTGATTTATAATACTCTCGAACTCATTGTTTGTTGGATTGTATTTATAAACTTCTTGCCATTGTTTATAATAAACAGTTATTTTTTGGATGGCATCACAAATAAATAAAAGTTCATCGTTAGTCATTGTTGGATGCAAAGAAATACGAACCCAACCCGGTTTATTGGTTAAGTTTTTCTGAAGAAGTTCTTTTGTCATTTCTGCAGATTCTTCCCGATTAATACCGAATAAATAATGCGCATATGTACTCGCACAAGACCAACCGCCACGAACCTGAATTCCGAAGCGATCATTTAAAATACGGACAATTAAGTTATAATGAATGTTTTCAATATTAAAAGAAACGCAACCAATTCGTTCTGTATTTAAATAACCCAGAATAGAAATTCCTTCGATTTTTTGAAGTTTTGAATAACATAAATCCAGTAATTCCTTTTCTCTGTTTTTCATGTTTTCGACGCCCATTTGCTCTTTCAATTCTAAACACAAAGCCGTACGAATTACTTGTAGAAAACCGGGAGTTCCGCCATCTTCTTTTACTTCTATCGCATCATTATAATGATATTCGCCCCACGGATTGGTACATTTTACGTTTCCACCACCGGGATTATCAGGAAAACTGGATTTGTATAATTTCTCATTAAAAACCAAAACTCCACAAGTTCCTGGTCCGCCTAAAAATTTATGAGGCGAAAAGAAAATTGCATCCAATTGCGCTTCAGGATCTTCGGGATGCATATCAATCGAAACATAAGGTGCCGAAGCCGCAAAATCAACAAAACAAAAACCACCATTTTGATGCATGATTTTGGCTAATTCATAATACGGCGTGATAATTCCTGTAACGTTCGAACAAGCCGTAAACGAACCAATTTTTAAACTTCGTTTTTTATATTTTTCAAGTTCTGAAGACAAGATTTTTGGATCAACCAAATTGTTCTCATCTGCAGGCAAAACCACAACATCGGCAATGGTTTCATACCACGGAACCTGATTAGAATGATGTTCCATATGTGTAATAAAAACAACTGGTCTTTCATCATCAAATTGCAATTTTACATTATAAATATTATCCTCAGAACGAAGTCCCATTATGCGCTGTAATTTTGATAAAGCTGCTGTCATTCCGGTTCCGGTCGTTACCAGACAATCTGATTCATTGGCATTTACGTGCTTTTTAATTATTGCTCGCGCGTGTTGATACGCATATGTAGATGCTTTACCGGTTTCGCTTGAAAACGAATGCGTATTGGCAATCATCGGACCTATTTTATTGAGCATTATCTCTTCAATTGGAAAGTATAATCTTCCGCTTGCGATCCAATCTGCGTACAATATTTTCTGTTTTCCGTAAACTGATTCAAAAAAATGATTAACGCCAATTGTATTTCCTCTAAATTTAGAAAAATAATGTTCTAATTCTGTTGTCGCTGTTTTTTCTATAATAGATTCCATGACTATTTTTTCTAAAAACAATTATGATTTGAAGTTTTTGATTCCCGTATTCAACCAATTGTAATAATCTTCGATATCAGGATTATACGCCGAAGGTTCCGTTAAGTTTGCACTGTTTTGATCTACAATTACATAAAAAGGCTGCGCGTTTGCTTTGTAGGTTTTGATTTGTAAATCGCTCCATTTATTACCTACCGTTTTAATCTTTTTGCCCGTTGTTTCAGAAACATATTGTTCGTTTTCCGGAAGCTCTTTTTTGTCGTCTACATACAATGAAATCAAAACTACTTCATTTTTCAAAACACCTAAAACCTTTGGATCTGACCAAACCAATTCTTCCATTTTTCTACAATTTACGCACGCATAACCTGTAAAATCTAATAAAACAGGTTTTCTGTTCTTCTTTGCGAATTCCATTCCTTTATTATAATCATGAAAAGTGATTATATTTTGCGGACCAAATTCTGCGCCTTCCGGTAAAGCCGACTTTGTTTCGCCAACACTTTTAGAAGCGCCAAATCCGTCTGGCGACTCACTGTATTGCATTGGAGGCGCAAATCCGCTGATTAATTTTAAAGGTGCGCCCCAAAGTCCCGGAATCAAATAAATAGTAAACGATAAAACAATTAATCCAAAACCTAATCTTCCAACTGAAATATGGTTTAATGGAGAATCGTGCGGTAATGTTATTTTTCCGAATAAATAGAAAGCTAAAGTTCCAAAAACGGCAATCCAAATCGTTAAAAACACTTCTCTTTCCAGCCAATGCAATTGCAAAACCAAATCAGCATTTGATAAAAATTTGAAAGCTAAAGCCAATTCTAAAAAGCCTAAAACAACTTTTACGGTATTCAGCCATCCGCCAGATTTTGGCAAAGCATTTAACCAACCCGGAAATGCAGCAAACAATGAAAACGGCAAAGCGATCGCAGTCGAAAATCCTAACATTCCAACAATTGGCGCGATTCCTCCTTTTGAAGCTGCTTCGACTAATAATGTTCCCACAATTGGTCCCGTACAAGAAAATGAAACAATGGCTAAAGCCAAAGCCATAAAGAAAATCCCGATTAATCCTCCTCTATCCGCTTGTGAATCGACTTTATTTGCCAATGCATTTGGAAGCATAATTTCGAAAGCTCCCAAAAAAGAAACGGCAAAAACAACCAATAAAATAAAGAAAATAAGATTGAACCAAACATTCGTTGAAAGCGCGTTCAGAGAATCGGCACCAAAAACGGCCGTTACAATTGAACCCAATAAAACATAAATAATGATGATTGAAAATCCATAAATCAAAGCGTTTCTAATTCCTGCCGCTTTGGTTTTACTTTGTTTAGTAAAATAACTCACTGTCATTGGAATCATCGGAAAAACACAAGGCGTTAATAAAGCTGCAAATCCTGATAGAAATGCAATAATAAAAATGCTTATTAAACCTCTTGAATCTTTCTTTTTAGCTGGACTTTCAATTTGTGTTTCTACTTTTTCAGCTGTTTTTACTGTCACTTTTTCTTCTGTAATAGCTGAATCTTTTACAATTGCTGTTTCTTCGGCGGAAGCCAACTTTTTCGAATTCGGAATTTTAAAAGATAATTCTTCTGATGATGGCGGTAAACAATTGCTGTCGTCACAAACCATAAATCCAACTTCGGCTGCGATGTTTGAAATTTGATCTGATTTGAATTTTATTTTCTGCGTAAAAAGGGCTTTATCTTCAAAATATTTAATTTTCATATTGAAGATTTTATCCACGACTTCATGCCCTTTTCCTTCGGTAGTTTTACCCACTAATTCAAAGTTATTTTTTGGATTTTTAAACGAAAAAGCTGTCGCCGATGGTCCGCCTTCTTCGATATATTGTCCGTACAAATGCCAACCGGACTGAATCGCAGCTTCGGCTTTTAAAATATATTCTTTATCTGATATTTTTTCTACAGAAGTAGTCCATTTTACCGGATTATACATTTGTCCAAACATACTGCAACTCACAAGCAATAGTAAGGTTATGATGAATTTTTTCATTGTTTTTTTGTTTTGATATTTTAAGTTTGATTTAAAAAAAGAGCTGTCGGCATAACAGCTCTTTTGGGTCTTTCACAAAAAATTGCTTACTAATTCAGATTTAAAAATGAAAGACAACTATTAAAATTGGTTTTTTTATTTTTTATTTTTTGTTTCAGGTTTCAGGTTTCAGGTTTCAGGTTTCAGGTTTCAGGTTTCAGGTTTCAGGTTTCAGGTTTCAGGTTTCAGGTTTCAGGTTTCAGGTTTCAGGTTTCAGGTTTCAGGTTTCAGGTTTCAGGTTTCAGGTTTCAGGTTTTGGATTGCGATAACTTTGTCAAAGTTTAAAACTTTGACAAAGTTGAGTCACAATCTTGCTTCTAACCTCTTACCTCTAACTTCTTAAAAAACTACTTCAAAGGATTCCCATCTTTATCTAATGAACCTGCTTTTACGATAATCATTTTGTCTAGCTGAACATACTTTTTGATAGCGTCATTTACTTGTTTCAACGTTACTTTTTCAATATCTTTTGGATATTGATCAATGTAGCTTGGTTCCAAACCTCTTTCTATAAAGCCTAAAATTGTTCTCGTCATTCCGTTTGTGGTTGCCATTCCAACTTTAAAACTTCCAATTAAATTGGTTTTCTTGTTTTCTAATTCTTCCAAAGTAATTCCGTCGTTTACCCATTTTTTCACCTGAACCATTGTTGCGTCCAATCCTTTTTGGAATAAAGTTGGATTAAAAGATGCATTTACCATCCAGTAACCACCAGTTGCAATATTTCCGCCTGTTCCAGATGAAATGTTGTATGTTAAACCGTCATTATCACGAACTGTTTGCATCAAACGACCAGCAAAACCAGCGCCCAAAGTATAATTCCCAATGTAAAACGGAATATAATCTGCATCGGTTCTTTTTAAACCTGTGTATTGTCCAATGTACAATTCAGCGCTTGGTTTCTCAGGAATTGTAATAACTTCTGTTTTAGAATTTGCTTTTACAGCTTCTTCAAACTTCATGTTTTCGATTACACCACCATTCCAGTTTTTGAAAGATTTACTTAATGAAATATTCAAATTAGCGCCTTCAGTATCGCCAACAATAACCAAATGCATTGAAGCTGGTCCAAAATATTTTTTATGGAATGCTTTTACTTCTTCCAAAGTTGCTTTTTTTACATTCGATAAATCTTCTTCAACACTTAGATCATGATTCGGATTTGCTTTTGGATAAATAGCTTGTGTCAACGCAATATTTCCTCTTTCTCCCGGATCATTCAGATTTTGCTGAATACTACCGGTAAATTGCTGCTTTAAATTTTCGAATTCTTTGGCATCAAATAATGGGTTTCTTAATTCTTCTGCCAATAAAGTAATGACTTGATCTAAATCTTTTTTCAGACATTTAAAACCAATATTTATTTTAGTTGTAGAAGCATTTACGTTAATATTTACACCTAATTTTTGAAGCTTTTCTGAGAATTTAAATTTATCGTTCAGCGTTGTACCTTTTGACAACATTGAAGCTGTTAAAGACGGAATTGCCAGATTTTTGTTTTCATTGGCATAATTTCCTAGCGAAATACTTGCTGCAACGGTCACAAAATCTTTAGCCGAAGTTTTTACAGAAACTACATCAATTCCGGCTACTTTTTCTCTTTTGTAAGCCGAAGCTGTTTTTTCAATTAAAGTTTCATCTTCTAAAGCAAGTAGTTTGGTCGTAGTTTTTTCTTCAGATAAATGAACTTCAGAAGCTTCATTATGAACATGTCCGCTTTCTGGATGTCTGTAATAAAATGGTCCATTCTCTGGCATAAAATTATTGGCTTGCGCCGATTCCTGATTTTGACCTCCATTTTGCTTCGGAACAAAATATCCGGTTGTGCTCTGATCTTCAACTAGATATTTTTGAGCAACACGCAAAACATCTGCTGGCGTTACTTTTTTCAATCGGTCAACTCCAGTAATATAATCTGTCCAATCTCCTGCTGCAATGGCTTCGTTTAATTGTGAAGCTATTACGCCAGAACCGTCACGCCCCAAAATAGTTTGCGCGCTGATATTGGCTACAACACGATTTACTTCTTCTTGCGTAACGCCATCTTTCTGAATTTTGGCTACAACTTCACTAATTTTAGCATCGATATCTTCGTGCTTTGAAGTCGTTGGAAAACCAACTCCAATATTAAAAAGTCCAACTTCTTTAAAATTTGTTGCGCTTGAATACGCATAAATTCCTAAACGTGTGTCTACAAAAGTTTTGTTTAAAATAGCCGATGGACCTGAACCTATAATTTCTGCCAGAATATTCAAAGCTGGTAAATCTTCGTGTAAAGCTCCGGGAATTTTATAAGCTTTGTTGACAACGCCCAATTCTCCAGGCTTTTTAACTACAATTTTGCGAGGTCCATATTGTTCTGGTTCTTCCGTATATGGCTGAGGCATTGCGTTTGGTGCTTTTGTAATTTTACCAAAATACTGTTCGATTAAATCAAAAACATTCTCTTTTTTGAAATCACCAATAATCGTCAAAGTGGCGTTATCAGGCCAATAATAAGTGTTGTAGAAATTGCGTAATACTTCAATTGGCGCTTTTTCGATATCAGACTTCCAGCCAATTGTAGAATGATGATAAGGATGTGCAATATATGCAGCTGCCCAAATTTCTTTGTCTAATAAACTGTTTGGATCGTTTTCTCCGCGTTCAAATTCGTTGCGAACAACTGTCATTTCAGCGTCTTTATCTTCTTTCAATAATAAAGAATTACGCATTCTGTCGGCTTCAATTTGTAATGCTAACGCAATTTTGTCACTTGGCAATGTTTCAAAATAATTGGTTCTGTCATACCAAGTCGTTGCGTTGAGTTGCGCTCCGGTATTTTGAAGAACATCTGTAATTGTTGTTCCACTTTTTTTGTTGAAACTTGGCGTTCCCTTGAACATTAAATGTTCTAAAAGATGCGTTGATCCCGTGTTTCCTAAAACTTCGTTTTTAGAACCAACACGATATACAATTTGCACTGTTGCAACTGGCGAAGCATTGTCTTGCAAGAGTAAAACATTCATACCGTTTGGTTGGTACAAATACTCTTCTATTCCACCTAATTCTTTGATTTTCTTAAAATTAACTGATTTATTTTGCGCTGAAATAAGCGTACAGAAAGCTAGTGAGCAATAGCCCACGAAGATGTGTTTTTTCATTTTTTGTAATTGAGATGTTTTTTTTAGCGTGAAGTAACTTTGTCAAAGTTTAAAACTTTGACAAAGTTTGACTGCTACTTTTACTTTTTAAGATTTACTAAAAATCTCTTTTAGTTTAGCTTGAAGTGCTTCTTCTCTTAGATTTTTAGCTACTATTTTTCCGTCTGGTCCAATTAAGTAATTGGTTGGAACTAGTTTTACTCCGTATAAAACGGCAACATCATTTTTCCATCCTTTTAGGTCAGAAACGTGTGTCCAGCTTAAGCCATCTTTTTCGATTGCTTTTTCCCAAAGATTCTTTTTATCGTCTAATGAAACGCCTAAAACTTCAAATCCTTTATCATGATAAGCTTTGTAAGCTACAACTACGTTTGGATTTTCTTTTCGGCATGGACCGCACCAGCTTGCCCAGAAATCAACCAAAACGTATTTGCCTTTATAATCAGATAATTTTACCACTTTTCCGTTTACATCAGTTTGAGAAAATTCCGGAGCTGCAACGCCTACAGCGGTTTTATCGTTAAGTGCAATTCCTTCTTTTATTTTTTTACCAAAATAAGATTTCTGAACTTCAGGGCTCAAAACTGCAAAATATTCTTTTACTTGTTCCGGAGTTCCGTATGTTACTAAACGATCGTCCAGAACTAAAGCTCCGGCAATCTGATCTTTATGAGATTTAATAAATTTAAAAGTAAGATCATCTGCCAACTTTTGTAAATCTGCCCAACGTTTGTCCATCATTGCTTTTTGTTCCGGAGTTAGTTTTACTTTTCCGTTTTGACTTATAGAATCAGATGTTTTGTAAACCGGACCTGCAATTTTCTGGATCTTTGTAAATTCGTTTTTGTAATAAGACATATAAATCGAATCCTGAATCGCTCCGGTCAATTTTGCATTAAAAATACTGTCTTTATTACCAACAAGATTTATAGTTTCATTTGATAAAACAAAAACTCTTCCAAATTCCTGTCCTTTTAGTTTGATGCTGTATCTCAAAGGTTCGTCTACTTTTCCTGCAAAAGTAAATTTGCCGTCTACAATTTTAGCAGAATCTTTTACAACATTTTTATCTCCATCCTGAAATTCCAGATAGGCCATTCCGTCTTTTTGTCCGACAATATTTCCGTTTATTGTAAATCCTTCTTCTTTTTTAGAACAGGAACTAATTGTGGCTGTTAGCGCTAAGGCTAATAAACCTGATTTTAAGATTGTACTTTTCATGTTTGATATTTTTTTATTTTAAGAATGCTTTGTCTGTTTTAACACATAGAGACATAGATGTTGAAAGTTTAAAAAAGGCGTTTCACTTGTTTAAACTAACATAGCTGTGTGACTATTTTGGTTTTTAATTTTTAACTTTTAATTCTCAATTTTTAATTGAAATTTTAATTGAAATTGAGAATTATGATTTCAAAAGTTCTTTTAATTTGGCTTCTAATTCTGCACCTCTTAAATTATCACCAATAATTACGCCTTTGC
This genomic interval carries:
- a CDS encoding ring-cleaving dioxygenase, with the translated sequence MENKILGLHHITAIAGDAKRNFNFYSNILGLRFIKKTVNFDDPGTYHFYFGDEVGSAGTILTFFPWGEGIQQGRKGSGMATEIGYSVPKGSLDFWQERFEKYNVIYNKPAEKFGEKYLTFLDPDGLKLELIESKTGDNRKAWETEEVKADVATKGFHNITLTLNSIKATAAILTDIFGYKLIDQDVNRYRYATDAVENAAIVDLVELPEEKRGLGANGTVHHVAFRVENDEILMHFREKIEEYGLQITPQIDRNYFHSLYFREPGGVLFEIATENPGFTVDEPLEELGKNLKLPAQYESDRAAIEAHLVKIN
- a CDS encoding TlpA disulfide reductase family protein, translated to MKSTILKSGLLALALTATISSCSKKEEGFTINGNIVGQKDGMAYLEFQDGDKNVVKDSAKIVDGKFTFAGKVDEPLRYSIKLKGQEFGRVFVLSNETINLVGNKDSIFNAKLTGAIQDSIYMSYYKNEFTKIQKIAGPVYKTSDSISQNGKVKLTPEQKAMMDKRWADLQKLADDLTFKFIKSHKDQIAGALVLDDRLVTYGTPEQVKEYFAVLSPEVQKSYFGKKIKEGIALNDKTAVGVAAPEFSQTDVNGKVVKLSDYKGKYVLVDFWASWCGPCRKENPNVVVAYKAYHDKGFEVLGVSLDDKKNLWEKAIEKDGLSWTHVSDLKGWKNDVAVLYGVKLVPTNYLIGPDGKIVAKNLREEALQAKLKEIFSKS
- a CDS encoding pitrilysin family protein, producing the protein MKKHIFVGYCSLAFCTLISAQNKSVNFKKIKELGGIEEYLYQPNGMNVLLLQDNASPVATVQIVYRVGSKNEVLGNTGSTHLLEHLMFKGTPSFNKKSGTTITDVLQNTGAQLNATTWYDRTNYFETLPSDKIALALQIEADRMRNSLLLKEDKDAEMTVVRNEFERGENDPNSLLDKEIWAAAYIAHPYHHSTIGWKSDIEKAPIEVLRNFYNTYYWPDNATLTIIGDFKKENVFDLIEQYFGKITKAPNAMPQPYTEEPEQYGPRKIVVKKPGELGVVNKAYKIPGALHEDLPALNILAEIIGSGPSAILNKTFVDTRLGIYAYSSATNFKEVGLFNIGVGFPTTSKHEDIDAKISEVVAKIQKDGVTQEEVNRVVANISAQTILGRDGSGVIASQLNEAIAAGDWTDYITGVDRLKKVTPADVLRVAQKYLVEDQSTTGYFVPKQNGGQNQESAQANNFMPENGPFYYRHPESGHVHNEASEVHLSEEKTTTKLLALEDETLIEKTASAYKREKVAGIDVVSVKTSAKDFVTVAASISLGNYANENKNLAIPSLTASMLSKGTTLNDKFKFSEKLQKLGVNINVNASTTKINIGFKCLKKDLDQVITLLAEELRNPLFDAKEFENLKQQFTGSIQQNLNDPGERGNIALTQAIYPKANPNHDLSVEEDLSNVKKATLEEVKAFHKKYFGPASMHLVIVGDTEGANLNISLSKSFKNWNGGVIENMKFEEAVKANSKTEVITIPEKPSAELYIGQYTGLKRTDADYIPFYIGNYTLGAGFAGRLMQTVRDNDGLTYNISSGTGGNIATGGYWMVNASFNPTLFQKGLDATMVQVKKWVNDGITLEELENKKTNLIGSFKVGMATTNGMTRTILGFIERGLEPSYIDQYPKDIEKVTLKQVNDAIKKYVQLDKMIIVKAGSLDKDGNPLK
- a CDS encoding aminotransferase class V-fold PLP-dependent enzyme encodes the protein MESIIEKTATTELEHYFSKFRGNTIGVNHFFESVYGKQKILYADWIASGRLYFPIEEIMLNKIGPMIANTHSFSSETGKASTYAYQHARAIIKKHVNANESDCLVTTGTGMTAALSKLQRIMGLRSEDNIYNVKLQFDDERPVVFITHMEHHSNQVPWYETIADVVVLPADENNLVDPKILSSELEKYKKRSLKIGSFTACSNVTGIITPYYELAKIMHQNGGFCFVDFAASAPYVSIDMHPEDPEAQLDAIFFSPHKFLGGPGTCGVLVFNEKLYKSSFPDNPGGGNVKCTNPWGEYHYNDAIEVKEDGGTPGFLQVIRTALCLELKEQMGVENMKNREKELLDLCYSKLQKIEGISILGYLNTERIGCVSFNIENIHYNLIVRILNDRFGIQVRGGWSCASTYAHYLFGINREESAEMTKELLQKNLTNKPGWVRISLHPTMTNDELLFICDAIQKITVYYKQWQEVYKYNPTNNEFESIINQETIAEDVKEWFILE
- a CDS encoding cytochrome c biogenesis protein CcdA yields the protein MKKFIITLLLLVSCSMFGQMYNPVKWTTSVEKISDKEYILKAEAAIQSGWHLYGQYIEEGGPSATAFSFKNPKNNFELVGKTTEGKGHEVVDKIFNMKIKYFEDKALFTQKIKFKSDQISNIAAEVGFMVCDDSNCLPPSSEELSFKIPNSKKLASAEETAIVKDSAITEEKVTVKTAEKVETQIESPAKKKDSRGLISIFIIAFLSGFAALLTPCVFPMIPMTVSYFTKQSKTKAAGIRNALIYGFSIIIIYVLLGSIVTAVFGADSLNALSTNVWFNLIFFILLVVFAVSFLGAFEIMLPNALANKVDSQADRGGLIGIFFMALALAIVSFSCTGPIVGTLLVEAASKGGIAPIVGMLGFSTAIALPFSLFAAFPGWLNALPKSGGWLNTVKVVLGFLELALAFKFLSNADLVLQLHWLEREVFLTIWIAVFGTLAFYLFGKITLPHDSPLNHISVGRLGFGLIVLSFTIYLIPGLWGAPLKLISGFAPPMQYSESPDGFGASKSVGETKSALPEGAEFGPQNIITFHDYNKGMEFAKKNRKPVLLDFTGYACVNCRKMEELVWSDPKVLGVLKNEVVLISLYVDDKKELPENEQYVSETTGKKIKTVGNKWSDLQIKTYKANAQPFYVIVDQNSANLTEPSAYNPDIEDYYNWLNTGIKNFKS